From Bradyrhizobium sp. NDS-1, the proteins below share one genomic window:
- a CDS encoding sugar-binding transcriptional regulator, which translates to MAAENDRSRLDDAARAGWLYFIAGHTQDEIAKMLQVSRASAQRLVSLCLAERLITFRLEHPIAACMELAARLKERFDLVHCEVVPADPAAPQATAGIAERCANLLDSTLRSETPVIVALGTGRAVRAAVERVTPIDRPNHQIVSLVGNISADGSASFYDTVGRLADRTGARHYPMPLPFLMSSEDERNKMVRIEPIAKVKAVAAKADLRLVGIGQMDQKAQVHVDGFVTRDELFEMMRLGAIGEITGWAYDSKGRLLKSGTNKRLTSIPPEVPAKTTTIAAAIGAAKVVAIAAALNGGLINGLITDETTAKAILER; encoded by the coding sequence ATGGCCGCCGAGAACGACAGATCGCGACTCGACGACGCCGCGCGCGCCGGCTGGCTCTATTTCATCGCGGGTCACACCCAGGACGAGATCGCAAAGATGCTGCAGGTCTCGCGCGCCTCGGCGCAACGGCTGGTTTCGCTGTGCCTCGCCGAGCGTCTCATCACCTTCCGGCTCGAGCATCCCATCGCCGCCTGCATGGAATTGGCGGCGCGCCTGAAGGAGCGCTTCGATCTCGTTCATTGCGAGGTGGTCCCGGCCGATCCAGCGGCGCCGCAAGCCACCGCGGGTATCGCCGAGCGTTGCGCTAATTTGCTCGATTCCACGCTGCGTTCGGAGACGCCCGTGATCGTCGCGCTCGGCACGGGCCGGGCGGTGCGCGCTGCGGTCGAGCGCGTCACGCCGATCGACCGGCCCAATCACCAGATCGTCTCGCTGGTCGGCAACATCTCCGCCGACGGCTCGGCGAGCTTCTACGACACCGTCGGCCGGCTCGCCGATCGCACGGGTGCGCGGCACTATCCGATGCCGCTGCCGTTCCTGATGTCGTCCGAGGACGAGCGCAACAAGATGGTCCGCATCGAGCCGATCGCCAAAGTGAAGGCGGTGGCCGCCAAAGCGGATTTGCGCCTTGTCGGCATCGGCCAGATGGACCAGAAGGCACAGGTCCATGTCGACGGCTTCGTGACCCGCGACGAATTGTTCGAGATGATGCGGCTGGGTGCGATCGGCGAGATCACCGGCTGGGCCTATGATTCAAAGGGCCGCCTGCTCAAATCCGGCACCAACAAGCGCCTAACCAGCATCCCGCCGGAAGTGCCGGCGAAGACCACCACGATCGCCGCGGCGATCGGTGCAGCCAAGGTAGTGGCGATCGCGGCGGCGCTGAACGGGGGCCTGATCAACGGGTTGATCACAGACGAGACGACCGCAAAGGCCATCCTGGAGCGGTAG
- a CDS encoding HAD family hydrolase has protein sequence MVLRRSSSDLIIFDCDGVLVDSELLSCRCLSEVLAEFGIALSVEQALELFLGRSTKAIEQHYRDLGQIVPDSFLPRLKSQVLTTFAASLQPTPGIAGVMSDLSVPCCVASSSDIDRVALSLDVTGLRAHFGNRIYTAQMVRHGKPAPDLFLLAAEKMGVQPARTLVIEDSVSGVQAGKAAGMTVWGFVGGGHYRGRDGQAILSGAGADRVFSRMIEFWET, from the coding sequence ATGGTCCTCCGCCGGTCAAGTTCCGATCTGATCATCTTCGATTGCGATGGCGTGCTCGTCGACAGCGAGCTGTTGAGCTGCCGGTGCCTGTCCGAGGTGCTGGCGGAGTTCGGCATCGCGCTCAGCGTAGAGCAGGCGCTCGAGCTCTTCCTGGGGCGCAGCACCAAGGCGATCGAGCAGCATTATCGTGATCTCGGGCAGATCGTGCCGGACAGTTTTCTGCCGCGCTTGAAGTCGCAAGTGCTGACGACCTTCGCAGCTTCGCTTCAGCCGACCCCCGGCATTGCCGGCGTGATGTCCGACTTGTCCGTGCCGTGTTGCGTGGCTTCATCCAGCGACATCGATCGCGTGGCGCTCTCCCTCGACGTCACCGGGCTGCGGGCGCATTTCGGGAATCGGATCTACACCGCGCAAATGGTCAGGCACGGCAAGCCGGCGCCCGATCTCTTTCTCCTCGCGGCGGAGAAGATGGGGGTGCAACCTGCGCGCACCCTGGTGATCGAGGACAGCGTCAGCGGCGTTCAGGCGGGCAAGGCGGCCGGCATGACCGTCTGGGGATTTGTCGGCGGCGGCCATTATCGCGGACGCGACGGACAGGCTATATTGTCCGGCGCGGGGGCCGACCGGGTGTTCTCGCGCATGATCGAATTCTGGGAGACGTGA
- a CDS encoding SDR family NAD(P)-dependent oxidoreductase — protein MYLEKFKLSGKTAFITGGGQGIGLGCAEALAEAGARVIIGDRDGKVADSAKASLKAKGFDIETAIMDVTDTRRVAEVANDLVARHGKVDILVNNAGIARSETPAETVTDEHWLNVIDVNLNGTFWCCREFGRHMLKARSGAIVNVGSMSGFIVNKPQEQCFYNASKAGVHHLTKSLAAEWGARGIRVNAVAPTYIETPLNAFVKSNAKMYDAWIGGTPMARMGQVEEIASVVLFLSSEAASLMTGSIVLVDGGYTCW, from the coding sequence ATGTACCTGGAAAAATTCAAGCTGAGCGGCAAGACCGCGTTCATCACCGGCGGCGGGCAGGGCATTGGCCTCGGCTGCGCGGAAGCACTGGCCGAGGCCGGCGCCAGGGTCATCATCGGCGACCGCGACGGCAAGGTCGCCGACAGCGCCAAGGCCAGCCTGAAGGCGAAGGGCTTTGACATCGAGACCGCGATCATGGACGTGACCGATACCAGGCGTGTGGCGGAGGTCGCGAACGACCTCGTCGCCCGCCATGGCAAGGTCGACATCCTCGTCAACAATGCCGGCATCGCCCGCAGCGAAACCCCGGCCGAGACCGTCACCGACGAGCACTGGCTCAACGTCATCGACGTCAACCTCAATGGCACGTTCTGGTGCTGCCGCGAGTTCGGCAGGCACATGCTGAAGGCCAGGAGCGGCGCCATCGTCAATGTCGGCTCGATGTCCGGCTTCATCGTCAACAAGCCGCAGGAGCAGTGCTTCTACAACGCCTCCAAGGCGGGCGTTCATCATCTGACCAAATCGCTGGCCGCCGAATGGGGCGCGCGCGGCATTCGCGTCAATGCGGTGGCGCCGACCTATATCGAGACGCCGCTCAACGCTTTCGTGAAGAGCAACGCCAAGATGTACGACGCCTGGATTGGTGGAACCCCGATGGCGCGGATGGGGCAGGTCGAGGAGATCGCCTCCGTCGTCTTGTTCCTGTCCTCCGAAGCCGCGAGCCTGATGACCGGCAGCATCGTGCTGGTGGATGGCGGCTACACTTGCTGGTAG
- a CDS encoding carbohydrate ABC transporter permease, whose product MARRATTQQVVVSTIGAWFFGFLIFFPILWMVLASFKTELEAFSVPPSFLFFHWTTENYATVQERSDYLHHAMNSIIIAGGSTLIALLIAVPAAWSMAFSPTKRTKDILLWMLSTKMMPPVGVLVPIYLIYKSFGLLDSRAGLVFILCLGNLPIVIWMLFTYFKEIPRDILEAARMDGATIGRELVYVLTPMAIPGLASTMLLNLILAWNEAFWTLNLSTSNAAPLTTFIASYSSPEGLFWAKLSAASTLAIAPILVLGWFSQKQLVRGLTFGAVK is encoded by the coding sequence ATGGCACGGAGGGCGACGACGCAGCAGGTGGTGGTTTCGACGATCGGGGCCTGGTTCTTCGGCTTCCTGATCTTCTTCCCGATCCTCTGGATGGTGCTGGCGAGCTTCAAGACCGAGCTCGAGGCTTTCTCCGTGCCGCCGTCCTTCCTGTTCTTTCATTGGACCACCGAGAATTACGCGACGGTGCAAGAGCGCAGCGACTATCTCCACCACGCGATGAACTCGATCATCATCGCCGGCGGCTCGACGCTCATCGCTCTCTTGATAGCCGTTCCCGCGGCCTGGTCGATGGCGTTCTCGCCGACCAAGCGTACTAAGGACATCCTGCTCTGGATGCTCTCGACCAAGATGATGCCGCCGGTCGGCGTGCTGGTGCCGATCTACCTGATCTACAAGAGCTTCGGCCTGCTCGATTCCCGTGCCGGTCTCGTCTTCATCCTGTGCCTCGGCAATCTGCCGATCGTGATCTGGATGCTCTTCACCTACTTCAAGGAGATCCCGCGCGACATCCTCGAAGCGGCGCGCATGGACGGCGCCACCATCGGCCGCGAGCTGGTCTACGTCTTGACACCGATGGCGATCCCGGGGCTGGCCTCGACGATGCTGCTCAATTTGATCCTCGCCTGGAACGAAGCGTTCTGGACGCTCAATCTGTCGACCTCGAACGCTGCGCCGCTCACCACGTTCATCGCGTCCTATTCCAGCCCGGAAGGGCTGTTCTGGGCAAAATTGTCGGCAGCCTCGACGCTGGCGATCGCGCCCATTCTCGTCCTCGGTTGGTTCAGCCAGAAGCAGCTCGTGCGCGGGCTAACCTTCGGTGCGGTGAAGTAG
- a CDS encoding ABC transporter substrate-binding protein, which yields MKHVLGAVCGASALLLAVPAVAETILTIATVNNGDMIRMQGLTAEFTKKNPDISVKWVTLEENVLRQRVTTDIATKGGQFDVLTIGTYEVPIWAKKGWLVPLANLGGDYDVADLLPKIKDAVSVDGKLYAAPFYGESSMVMYRTDLFEKAGLKMPEKPTWDFVIDAAKKLTDKGVGTYGICLRGKAGWGENMAFLSAMANSYGARWFDEKWAPQFNTSEWKATLTNYVNLMKEAGPPGASSNGFNENLALFNAGKCGMWIDATVAASFVTNPKESKVADKVGFALAPNTGLGKNANWLWAWNLAIPAGSKKTEAAEKFISWATSKDYTKLVASKEGWANVPPGTRTSLYQNPDYLKVAPFAKLTLASIDAADPNKPTVKPVPYVGVQYAAIPEFQGIGTQVGQQFSAALAGSMTVDAALTAAQSVTEREMKRAGYIK from the coding sequence GTGAAACATGTCCTGGGCGCCGTCTGCGGCGCGTCTGCACTTTTGCTGGCCGTCCCCGCGGTGGCCGAAACGATCCTGACGATCGCCACTGTCAACAATGGCGACATGATCCGCATGCAGGGGCTGACGGCTGAGTTCACCAAGAAGAACCCCGACATTTCAGTGAAATGGGTGACGCTGGAGGAGAACGTGCTGCGCCAGCGCGTCACCACCGACATCGCCACCAAGGGTGGCCAGTTCGACGTGCTCACCATCGGCACCTATGAGGTGCCGATCTGGGCCAAGAAGGGCTGGCTGGTACCGCTCGCCAATCTCGGCGGCGATTACGACGTCGCCGACCTCCTGCCCAAGATCAAGGATGCGGTCTCCGTCGATGGCAAGCTCTACGCCGCGCCGTTCTATGGCGAGAGCTCGATGGTGATGTATCGCACCGACCTGTTCGAGAAGGCCGGCCTGAAGATGCCGGAGAAGCCGACCTGGGATTTCGTGATCGACGCGGCCAAGAAGCTGACCGACAAGGGCGTTGGCACCTACGGCATTTGCCTCCGCGGCAAGGCCGGCTGGGGCGAGAACATGGCGTTCCTCTCGGCCATGGCCAATTCCTACGGCGCGCGCTGGTTCGACGAGAAGTGGGCGCCGCAATTCAACACGTCGGAATGGAAGGCGACGTTGACGAACTACGTCAATCTGATGAAGGAAGCGGGGCCTCCCGGCGCGAGCTCCAACGGGTTCAACGAGAATCTGGCGCTGTTCAACGCCGGCAAGTGCGGCATGTGGATCGACGCCACGGTCGCGGCATCCTTCGTCACCAATCCGAAGGAGTCTAAGGTCGCCGACAAGGTCGGCTTTGCGCTCGCGCCCAACACCGGGCTTGGCAAGAACGCCAACTGGCTGTGGGCCTGGAATCTCGCGATCCCCGCCGGCTCCAAGAAGACGGAAGCGGCCGAGAAGTTCATCTCCTGGGCGACGAGCAAGGACTACACCAAGCTCGTCGCGTCAAAGGAGGGTTGGGCCAACGTGCCGCCGGGCACGCGCACCTCGCTCTACCAGAACCCCGACTATCTGAAGGTCGCCCCGTTCGCGAAGCTGACGCTGGCCTCGATCGACGCGGCCGATCCGAACAAGCCGACGGTGAAGCCGGTTCCTTACGTGGGCGTGCAATACGCCGCGATCCCGGAATTCCAGGGCATCGGCACCCAGGTGGGCCAGCAATTCTCGGCCGCGCTGGCCGGGTCGATGACGGTCGATGCCGCGCTGACCGCGGCGCAGTCTGTGACCGAGCGCGAGATGAAGCGCGCCGGCTACATCAAGTGA
- a CDS encoding ABC transporter ATP-binding protein, whose protein sequence is MGQITLQGVQKSFGPVHIIKGADLDIADGSFVVFVGPSGCGKTTLLRLIAGLEDVSGGKILIDGKNVVDTPPAKRGLSMVFQSYALYPHMSVRGNIGFGLKMAGLARDEINRKVEAAAATLNLTPYLDRKPRELSGGQRQRVAIGRAIVREPKAFLFDEPLSNLDAALRVQMRIEVTRLQKQLGTTAIYVTHDQVEAMTMADKIVVLNGGKIEQYGSPLELYERPANLFVAGFIGSPKMNFVTGELALQRGAATIGVRPEHLRIEREGEGGWLGTIAVAEHLGSDTFLYVDAGPLGMLTARYVGELSLHAGDRVSLLPEPARIHRFDQGGNALRG, encoded by the coding sequence ATGGGTCAGATCACACTTCAGGGCGTGCAAAAATCCTTCGGCCCGGTGCACATCATCAAGGGCGCCGACCTGGACATCGCCGACGGCTCCTTCGTCGTGTTTGTCGGTCCGTCCGGCTGCGGCAAGACCACGCTCTTGCGGCTGATCGCCGGGCTCGAAGACGTCTCCGGCGGCAAGATCCTGATCGACGGCAAGAACGTCGTCGATACGCCGCCCGCCAAGCGTGGGCTGTCGATGGTGTTCCAGTCCTACGCGCTCTATCCGCATATGAGCGTGCGCGGCAATATCGGCTTCGGCCTGAAGATGGCGGGCCTTGCCAGAGACGAGATCAATCGCAAGGTCGAGGCTGCCGCCGCGACGCTGAATCTCACGCCCTATCTCGATCGCAAGCCGCGCGAGCTTTCCGGCGGCCAGCGCCAGCGTGTCGCGATCGGCCGCGCGATCGTGCGCGAGCCCAAGGCATTCCTGTTCGACGAGCCGCTGTCCAACCTCGATGCCGCGCTACGCGTGCAGATGCGCATCGAGGTGACGCGGCTCCAGAAGCAGCTCGGCACCACCGCGATCTATGTCACCCACGACCAGGTCGAGGCCATGACCATGGCCGACAAGATCGTCGTGCTCAATGGCGGCAAGATCGAGCAATATGGCTCGCCGCTGGAGCTCTATGAGCGGCCCGCCAATCTCTTCGTCGCCGGCTTCATCGGCTCGCCCAAGATGAACTTCGTCACCGGAGAGCTCGCCCTGCAGCGCGGCGCCGCCACCATCGGCGTGCGGCCGGAGCATCTCAGGATCGAGCGCGAGGGCGAAGGCGGTTGGCTCGGAACCATTGCCGTCGCCGAGCATCTCGGCAGCGACACTTTCCTTTACGTCGATGCCGGTCCGCTCGGCATGCTGACAGCGCGCTATGTCGGCGAGTTGAGCCTGCATGCCGGCGACCGCGTGTCGCTGCTGCCAGAGCCCGCACGCATCCATCGCTTCGATCAGGGCGGCAACGCGCTGCGAGGCTGA
- a CDS encoding FGGY-family carbohydrate kinase, translated as MPRAYIGVDVGTTSTRAGVFDEAGTLLATARHPIRIWHEPGDIVEQSSQDIWEACVTSVRAAMAEAAIASDSVGGIGFDATCSLVVLDRQGAPLTVSASGDRQRNVIVWMDHRAIAEARLINETEDDVLRYVGGSISPEMQMPKLLWLKRHLRGSFDAAGHFFDLSDYLSWRATGSLQRSTCTVTCKWNYLAHDGGGWSAQFFKRIGLSDFVNEKYARIGTEIVAPGTRLGTGLTRAAAAELGLPPGIPVGASLIDAHAGGIGAIGGRDGVGGASDVCDRLAYIMGTSACIMATTREPCFVPGVWGPYYSGMVPDFWLNEGGQSAAGAAIDHLLKSHPAHAEASAAARGEGLDLIDFLERRIIARAGSVSRAALLARDVHVLPEFIGNRSPYADPDTRAVITGLDLDTDIASMERLFVAGLCGLAYGLAEVIEAFAAHGVRSSIMIMGGGASRSPLVRQIMADTTGLSVALPQTREPVLLGAAMLGAVAGGAYASIGETMAKMSALGGKSEPTALDMAAFHTRKREVYKLLREVDRGSRAAMRDIARG; from the coding sequence ATGCCGCGAGCGTATATCGGCGTCGACGTGGGGACCACGAGCACGCGGGCAGGGGTGTTTGACGAGGCCGGGACGCTGCTTGCGACCGCGCGGCATCCGATCCGGATCTGGCACGAGCCCGGCGACATCGTCGAGCAGTCGTCCCAGGACATCTGGGAGGCCTGCGTAACTTCGGTGCGAGCGGCGATGGCGGAAGCCGCCATCGCATCTGATAGCGTCGGCGGCATCGGCTTTGATGCCACCTGCTCTCTGGTCGTCCTCGACAGGCAGGGCGCGCCGCTCACCGTCAGCGCATCCGGCGACAGGCAACGCAATGTCATCGTCTGGATGGATCATCGTGCCATCGCCGAGGCGCGGCTGATCAATGAGACCGAGGATGACGTGTTGCGCTATGTCGGCGGCTCGATCTCGCCCGAGATGCAGATGCCGAAACTGCTATGGCTGAAGCGGCACCTTCGCGGGAGCTTTGACGCCGCTGGCCATTTCTTCGATCTCTCCGATTATTTGAGCTGGCGCGCGACGGGTTCGCTGCAGCGCTCGACCTGCACCGTCACCTGCAAATGGAACTATCTCGCCCATGACGGCGGCGGCTGGAGCGCGCAATTTTTCAAGCGCATCGGCCTGTCGGACTTCGTCAACGAGAAATACGCCCGCATCGGCACCGAGATCGTCGCCCCCGGCACGCGGCTCGGCACCGGTCTCACCCGCGCGGCGGCGGCCGAGCTTGGCCTGCCGCCGGGCATACCGGTCGGTGCCTCGTTGATCGACGCCCATGCCGGCGGCATTGGCGCGATCGGCGGACGCGACGGTGTGGGCGGGGCGAGCGATGTCTGCGACCGGCTCGCCTACATCATGGGAACTTCGGCCTGCATCATGGCGACGACCCGCGAGCCGTGCTTCGTGCCCGGCGTGTGGGGGCCTTATTACTCCGGCATGGTCCCGGACTTCTGGCTCAACGAGGGCGGCCAATCGGCGGCAGGTGCGGCGATCGACCATCTCCTCAAGTCGCATCCGGCTCATGCTGAGGCGAGCGCGGCGGCGCGCGGCGAGGGCCTCGACCTCATCGACTTCCTCGAGCGTCGCATCATCGCGCGTGCGGGCAGCGTCAGCCGCGCCGCTCTGCTCGCCCGCGACGTTCATGTGCTTCCTGAATTCATCGGCAACCGCTCGCCCTACGCCGACCCTGATACGCGCGCGGTGATCACGGGGCTCGATCTCGACACCGACATCGCCTCGATGGAGCGGCTGTTCGTCGCCGGCCTGTGCGGGCTCGCCTATGGGCTCGCCGAGGTGATCGAAGCCTTTGCCGCGCATGGCGTGCGCTCCAGCATCATGATCATGGGTGGCGGTGCCAGTCGAAGCCCGCTGGTGCGACAGATCATGGCGGACACGACGGGTCTCTCCGTCGCGCTGCCGCAGACCAGGGAGCCGGTGCTGCTGGGGGCGGCGATGCTGGGGGCGGTGGCCGGCGGCGCGTATGCTTCGATCGGCGAGACCATGGCCAAGATGTCGGCGCTGGGAGGGAAGAGCGAACCGACCGCGCTTGACATGGCGGCGTTTCATACGCGCAAGCGCGAGGTCTACAAGCTGCTGCGCGAAGTCGATCGCGGCAGCCGCGCGGCGATGCGCGACATCGCGAGAGGTTGA
- a CDS encoding carbohydrate ABC transporter permease produces the protein MATRQTQFLARSLLTPAVGLLFIWMIVPLGLTIYFSTLHYSLLDPGSESFVGLENFRYFLTDPAFLASLQNTLVLVGSVLALTIMLGIPLALLMDQPVVGRNFVRLMVIAPFFVMPTVSALVWKNLLMHPVSGLFAWLATLFGLTPIDWFNDVPLFAVILIVTWQWLPFATLILLTALQSLDEEQKEAAEMDGASAVSTFIYITLPHLARPITVVILIETIFLLTVFAEIYVTTGGGPGLSTTNIAFLIYSQALIQYDVGTASAGGLVAVVIANVVAFFLVRIVGRNLEA, from the coding sequence ATGGCGACACGGCAGACGCAGTTCCTTGCGCGCTCGCTCCTGACGCCGGCGGTCGGGCTGCTCTTCATCTGGATGATCGTCCCGCTGGGGCTGACGATCTATTTCTCGACGCTGCATTACAGCCTGCTCGATCCCGGCTCCGAGTCGTTTGTCGGGCTGGAGAACTTCCGCTACTTCCTCACCGATCCCGCCTTCCTGGCCTCGCTTCAGAACACGCTGGTGCTGGTCGGCTCGGTACTGGCGCTGACGATCATGCTCGGCATTCCACTGGCGCTGCTGATGGATCAGCCGGTGGTCGGACGCAATTTCGTGCGGCTGATGGTGATCGCGCCGTTCTTCGTGATGCCGACGGTAAGCGCGCTGGTCTGGAAGAACCTGCTGATGCACCCGGTGTCCGGCCTGTTCGCCTGGCTGGCCACTCTGTTCGGCCTGACGCCGATCGACTGGTTCAACGACGTGCCGCTGTTTGCGGTGATCCTGATCGTGACCTGGCAATGGCTCCCGTTCGCGACGCTGATCCTGCTCACCGCGCTGCAATCGCTCGACGAGGAGCAGAAGGAGGCCGCCGAGATGGACGGCGCCAGCGCCGTCTCGACCTTCATCTACATCACCCTGCCGCATCTCGCGCGCCCCATCACGGTGGTGATCCTGATCGAGACCATCTTCCTGCTGACGGTTTTTGCGGAGATCTACGTCACCACGGGCGGCGGCCCCGGCCTATCCACCACCAACATCGCTTTCCTGATCTATTCGCAGGCCTTGATTCAGTACGACGTCGGCACGGCCTCGGCAGGCGGCCTGGTTGCTGTCGTGATCGCGAACGTCGTCGCCTTCTTCCTGGTCCGCATCGTCGGCCGCAATCTGGAGGCGTGA
- a CDS encoding carbohydrate kinase family protein, with protein sequence MLIACGDALIDFVPTRNAEGREAVMPAVGGSCLNVAIGMARLGAPTGFVGGISTDLFGGMIADHAAASNVDLSLATRSDLQTTLAFVRIVAGESHYAFYDAGTATRNWAYRRGSIPFDTVEAVHVGSTTLVNEQGAAETKALIADARASSTISFDPNCRPNLVKDKQAYLAQMAEFAGSADLVKMSDVDFAYLFGEERYEQRASALLRQGASLVVITRGDNGAIAWHVGAGAIEVTSPQVKVADTIGAGDSFQAALLFALHKLGRIARPRLKNIGADELRRALSFAANCAGLTCTRPGADPPRSREITSPL encoded by the coding sequence ATGCTGATTGCCTGCGGCGATGCGCTGATCGATTTCGTCCCGACGCGAAATGCCGAGGGGCGCGAGGCGGTGATGCCTGCGGTCGGCGGCTCATGCCTGAACGTCGCGATCGGCATGGCGCGGCTCGGCGCGCCGACCGGCTTTGTCGGCGGCATCTCGACCGACCTGTTCGGAGGAATGATCGCCGATCACGCCGCCGCCTCTAACGTCGACCTCAGCCTCGCCACCCGCAGCGACCTTCAGACCACGCTCGCCTTCGTCCGCATCGTCGCGGGCGAGTCGCACTATGCCTTCTACGACGCCGGGACCGCGACGCGAAACTGGGCCTACCGGCGCGGGTCTATTCCCTTCGATACGGTCGAGGCCGTTCATGTCGGCTCGACCACGCTCGTCAACGAGCAGGGAGCCGCCGAGACCAAAGCCCTGATCGCGGATGCGCGCGCATCCTCGACGATCTCCTTCGATCCGAACTGTCGGCCCAATCTGGTCAAGGACAAGCAGGCCTATCTGGCGCAGATGGCCGAGTTCGCGGGCAGCGCCGATCTCGTCAAGATGTCGGACGTGGACTTCGCCTACCTCTTCGGCGAGGAGCGTTACGAGCAGCGAGCGAGTGCGCTACTGCGGCAAGGCGCGAGCCTCGTTGTCATCACCCGCGGCGACAACGGCGCGATCGCATGGCACGTCGGGGCAGGAGCGATCGAGGTCACCTCGCCGCAGGTCAAGGTCGCCGACACCATCGGCGCCGGCGACAGCTTTCAGGCGGCGCTGCTGTTCGCTCTGCACAAGCTGGGACGCATTGCCCGGCCGCGATTGAAGAACATCGGAGCGGACGAGCTCCGCCGCGCACTGTCCTTTGCCGCCAATTGCGCCGGCCTGACCTGCACCCGCCCGGGCGCCGACCCGCCCCGGAGCCGTGAGATCACCTCGCCCTTGTAG